TGTCCTCGCCCTGACCAGCTGAACCATCCACACCGCGGCAGAACCATTCCCTCGTTCTTCTCCCTGTGAGGCATCATGCGCTGCGTCATCGCCCGCTTCCCCTTCGACCTCACCAAGCACGGCGTCCTGGAATCCATGAAGGGCGTCAAGCCCGAGGAGGTCGTCGGGGCGTCCGTGATCGTCGGCCGTCGCACCTACCCCGCCAAGCAGGTCGGGCAGGTCGTCACACGCCAGGACCGCCGCGACTTCAGCGCCGCCGAAGTCCTCCGGGCCATGGCCCAACTCGGCTTCACCTGCCGCGACGTCACCCCGGCCGCCGCACCCACGCTCGCGCTGAGCCCGCTCCAAGAGGCTTCCGCGATGCTCGGGACCCCCGCGGCCGTCTGACCGACAGGACAGGCAGGCGCGAGCCGCCACCGCCGTTGTCGAAGCAGCACTGATGGTCCGACCGGAATGCTCCGGTCGGACCATCAGTGCGTACGAGGGGTTCCTCACCGCGGCGTTGCGCGCAGTCCGGCCTGGAAACGGGAGTCCGCGTCGAGGACGAGGAGCGGCCTCCGACTTCCGTGGGCAGTCAACCGGAATTCAACCTGTCGGAAACATTGACTCACTCACGCCCCAAATCTATCTTTCGGTCGAAACTCCGTACGTCGTTCCATATATCGAACCATGTCGGCCCGGGAACAGGCCGCTGAAGGAGACCCGCCGTGGACCGCATCCGCAGCAGCTCGACCAGCCGACGCACGCTCCTCAAGGCCTGCACGGCCCTGGTCGTCGCCGTGACCGTGCCGACCGTCGTCGGCACCCCCGCGTTCGCCGCCGTCCCGGCTTCCCCGGCCGTCACCTTCACCAACCCGATCGCCGAGCAGCGCGCCGACCCGCACATCTACAAGCACACCGACGGCTACTACTACTTCACCGCCACGGTCCCCGCGTACGACCGGATCGTGCTGCGCCGCGCCACCACGCTCCAGGGCCTGGCGACCGCCTCCGAGACGACCATCTGGTCCAAGCACGCCAGCGGTGACATGGGCGCCCACATCTGGGCTCCGGAGATCCATTTCATCGACGGCAAGTGGTACGTGTACTTCGCGGCCGGCGCCTCCAACGACATCTGGAAGATCCGCCCGTGGGTCCTGGAGTCCTCGTCCGCCAACCCGATCACCGGGACCTGGACCGAGAAGGGCCGTATCGCGCTGCCCCTGGACACCTTCTCGCTCGACGCGACGACCTTCGTGGTGAACGGCACCCGCTATCTGAGCTGGGCGCAGAACGACCCGGCCGTCGGCGACGGCACCAACATCTACCTCGCGAAGATGTCCAACCCCTGGACGATCAGCGGCACTCCGGCAATGATCTCCCGGCCCACGCTGTCCTGGGAGGTCATCGGGCACACGGTGAACGAGGGGCCCTCCGTCATCCAGCGGGGCGGCAAGATCTTCCTGGCCTTCTCGGCGAGCGCCACCGACGCCAACTACTGCCTGGGGCTGCTGACCGCGTCCGCCTCCGCCGATCTGCTCAACCCGGCCTCCTGGACGAAGAGTCCGCAGCCGGTGTTCACGAGCAACGCCTCGACCGGGCAGTACGGGCCGGGCCACAACACCTTCACGGTCTCCGAGGACGGCACGTCCGACGTCCTCGTCTACCACGACCGCAACTACCGGGACATCAGCGGCGATCCGCTCAACGACCCCAACCGGCGCACCCGTTACCAGAAGCTGTACTGGAACGCCGACGGCACCCCGAACTTCGGCATCCCGGTCTCCGACGGTGTCACCCCGGTGCGCTTCTCGTCGTTCAACTACCCGGACCGGTACATCCGGCACTGGGAGTACCGGGCGAAGACCGAGGCGAACGTCACCAACCTCGCCGACTCGCAGTTCCGGATCGTCACCGGGCTGACCGGCTCCGGGACGGTCTCGCTGGAGTCGGCGAACTTCCCCGGCTACTACCTCCGGCACAAGAACTACGAGCTGTGGGTGGAGAAGAACGACGGCACGGCCACCTTCCTGGCCGACGCCTCCTTCACCCGGCGGGCGGGCCTCGCCGACCCGGCCGGGGTGTCCTTCGAGTCGTACAACTTCCCGGGCCGTTTCATCCGGCACTACAACAGCCTGCTTCAGCTCCAGCCGCTCAGCACCTCCCTGGACCAGCAGGACGCGACGTACTACGCCGAGTAGAGCCCGGATCGGACAGGCCGGACACGTCGGACACCTCAGGGCGGGTTCCGGCTGCCGAACCGCAGGGATTTCCGCCGGCCACCGGCCGTCAAGGCCACCGGCCGTCAAAGACCCCTGGGTCAGCGGGAGCGCCAGGAGCGGCCCGCCAGGCGTTCCATGAGCAGGTAGTGGACGAGCAGGGACAGGAACCA
This is a stretch of genomic DNA from Streptomyces sp. NBC_00285. It encodes these proteins:
- a CDS encoding SCO5918 family protein gives rise to the protein MRCVIARFPFDLTKHGVLESMKGVKPEEVVGASVIVGRRTYPAKQVGQVVTRQDRRDFSAAEVLRAMAQLGFTCRDVTPAAAPTLALSPLQEASAMLGTPAAV
- a CDS encoding family 43 glycosylhydrolase, coding for MVVAVTVPTVVGTPAFAAVPASPAVTFTNPIAEQRADPHIYKHTDGYYYFTATVPAYDRIVLRRATTLQGLATASETTIWSKHASGDMGAHIWAPEIHFIDGKWYVYFAAGASNDIWKIRPWVLESSSANPITGTWTEKGRIALPLDTFSLDATTFVVNGTRYLSWAQNDPAVGDGTNIYLAKMSNPWTISGTPAMISRPTLSWEVIGHTVNEGPSVIQRGGKIFLAFSASATDANYCLGLLTASASADLLNPASWTKSPQPVFTSNASTGQYGPGHNTFTVSEDGTSDVLVYHDRNYRDISGDPLNDPNRRTRYQKLYWNADGTPNFGIPVSDGVTPVRFSSFNYPDRYIRHWEYRAKTEANVTNLADSQFRIVTGLTGSGTVSLESANFPGYYLRHKNYELWVEKNDGTATFLADASFTRRAGLADPAGVSFESYNFPGRFIRHYNSLLQLQPLSTSLDQQDATYYAE